In the genome of Desulfofarcimen acetoxidans DSM 771, one region contains:
- a CDS encoding flavin reductase family protein — MKKDVKYNEHTKELFEQLPKGAFLTVKHEDKIDTMTIGWGTVGYIWQKPIFTVAVRYSRYTHEIISKSQEFTVSIPVNKDLKQALATCGTKSGRDIDKFKECGLTAEAGKVITTPVIGECDLHYECKIVYKQDMEPAQASDDIHKTCYPKGDFHVLYYGQIVACYVKE; from the coding sequence ATGAAAAAAGATGTGAAATACAATGAGCATACAAAAGAACTTTTTGAACAACTGCCCAAAGGTGCGTTTTTAACGGTCAAGCATGAAGACAAAATAGATACCATGACTATTGGTTGGGGAACTGTAGGCTATATCTGGCAAAAACCAATTTTCACGGTTGCTGTACGTTACTCCAGATATACCCACGAGATTATCTCTAAGTCTCAAGAATTTACCGTAAGCATACCGGTAAACAAAGATTTAAAACAAGCACTGGCAACCTGCGGAACCAAGTCAGGCAGGGATATTGACAAATTTAAGGAATGCGGACTGACTGCCGAAGCGGGTAAAGTCATAACTACACCGGTCATTGGTGAATGCGACCTGCATTATGAATGCAAAATAGTTTACAAGCAGGATATGGAGCCTGCCCAAGCCAGTGATGATATACACAAAACCTGCTACCCCAAAGGAGACTTCCACGTACTGTATTACGGTCAAATTGTAGCCTGTTATGTAAAGGAATAA
- the uvrC gene encoding excinuclease ABC subunit UvrC, producing the protein MPVNEKLQYLPAKPGVYIYRDMAGEIIYVGKAVSLKNRVRSYFQSSANLTPKVRAMVPKIADLEYIVTDSEVEALILESNLIKEHRPRYNVFLKDDKSYPYLKITLNEDFPRVYITRRVIKDGARYFGPYTRVGAVHETLRLLKKLFPFRTCKQKEPPVRDRPCLNHYIKRCLGPCCGLTGKQEYRKAVDEICLFLEGRQEDLVKHLKKRMEEAAEALRFEQAAELRDQLRAVNEVMEKQKIVFAGPEDRDVVAMARGISETCVMIFFIRGGKLTGREHYLLQGTEDMDRREVVTAFIKQYYHQADFLPREVLLPGMVEEEAAVISRWLSEKKGSRVNLRVPKRGEKRGLLEMAEKNALLLLDQIEQEKLSARQDKDNLEAALGELAGALGLAKPPYRLECYDISNTQGTETVASMVVFEAGRPQKDQYRRFKIKTVDGPNDFASMQEVIGRRFKRGKEERELINTGQLSTKEAKFHRLPDCVIIDGGKGQLSAARSVMQELGFAHIPAFGLAKQEELLFKEGEKEPVFLPRDSHALYLVQRLRDEAHRFAVTYHRQLRSKRNLKSLLDEVDGIGPKRRRELLKAFGSLEDISRAGLGELSAVEGMNKKAAEAVYNYFHQKEEK; encoded by the coding sequence TTGCCGGTAAATGAAAAGCTGCAGTATCTTCCAGCCAAGCCGGGTGTTTATATTTACCGGGATATGGCAGGTGAGATTATATATGTTGGAAAAGCCGTGTCCTTAAAAAACAGAGTTCGTTCTTATTTCCAGTCCAGCGCAAATCTGACTCCCAAAGTGCGGGCTATGGTGCCTAAAATAGCTGATTTGGAATACATTGTTACCGACTCTGAAGTAGAGGCTTTGATTTTGGAGTCCAACCTGATTAAAGAGCACCGGCCTCGCTACAATGTTTTTTTAAAAGATGATAAGAGCTATCCCTATCTCAAGATAACCTTAAATGAGGATTTTCCTAGGGTTTATATCACCCGCAGGGTTATTAAGGACGGGGCGCGCTATTTCGGTCCCTATACCAGAGTAGGGGCGGTGCATGAAACACTGCGTCTATTGAAAAAGTTGTTTCCGTTTCGCACCTGCAAGCAAAAAGAGCCGCCGGTCAGAGACCGTCCCTGTCTTAATCATTATATCAAGCGCTGTCTGGGTCCTTGCTGCGGTTTGACCGGCAAACAGGAGTACCGTAAAGCGGTTGATGAAATATGTCTTTTTTTAGAGGGACGCCAGGAGGATCTGGTCAAGCACTTGAAAAAGAGAATGGAGGAAGCTGCGGAAGCGCTGAGGTTTGAGCAGGCTGCTGAACTGCGGGATCAGCTGAGGGCTGTGAACGAGGTAATGGAGAAGCAGAAAATAGTTTTTGCGGGCCCGGAGGATCGGGATGTGGTGGCCATGGCTCGCGGCATCAGTGAAACCTGTGTTATGATTTTCTTTATCCGGGGGGGCAAGCTGACCGGCAGGGAGCATTATTTGCTGCAGGGAACGGAGGATATGGACAGGCGGGAAGTAGTTACCGCTTTTATCAAGCAGTATTATCACCAGGCTGACTTCCTCCCCCGTGAGGTGCTGCTGCCCGGCATGGTTGAAGAGGAAGCAGCGGTAATAAGCCGCTGGCTTTCAGAGAAAAAAGGATCCAGGGTAAACCTTCGTGTGCCTAAAAGAGGGGAGAAGCGCGGCCTTTTAGAAATGGCGGAGAAAAACGCTTTGCTGCTGCTGGATCAAATAGAGCAGGAAAAACTGTCCGCCCGGCAGGATAAAGACAATCTGGAAGCGGCCTTAGGTGAACTGGCCGGGGCTTTAGGTCTGGCTAAACCTCCTTACCGTCTGGAATGTTATGATATTTCCAACACCCAGGGTACGGAGACTGTGGCTTCCATGGTGGTGTTTGAAGCGGGCAGGCCGCAAAAAGATCAGTATCGCCGCTTTAAGATTAAAACAGTTGACGGGCCGAATGATTTTGCCTCTATGCAGGAAGTAATCGGCAGGAGGTTTAAGCGCGGGAAAGAAGAAAGAGAGTTGATCAACACGGGGCAGCTCTCCACAAAAGAGGCCAAGTTTCATCGCCTGCCTGATTGTGTAATCATTGACGGAGGAAAAGGCCAGCTTTCGGCTGCCAGGTCTGTCATGCAGGAGCTTGGCTTTGCTCATATTCCGGCTTTCGGTCTGGCCAAGCAGGAGGAACTGCTGTTTAAAGAAGGAGAAAAGGAGCCGGTTTTTCTGCCCAGGGATTCTCACGCGCTTTATCTGGTGCAGAGGCTGAGGGATGAGGCGCACCGTTTTGCTGTGACTTACCACAGGCAGCTGCGCTCTAAACGCAATCTTAAATCTTTGCTGGATGAGGTTGATGGTATCGGGCCCAAACGCCGCCGGGAATTGCTCAAGGCTTTTGGCAGTTTGGAGGATATATCGCGGGCCGGCCTGGGAGAGCTGTCCGCCGTGGAAGGCATGAACAAAAAAGCCGCGGAAGCCGTGTATAATTATTTTCATCAAAAAGAAGAGAAGTAG
- a CDS encoding sensor domain-containing diguanylate cyclase/phosphohydrolase, whose protein sequence is MKNKNTKKGCFTKLKQREKLSHHPLINIIPDLLLIIKKDGTIVDFKPGKDFTVFISPDRCLGKNITCLWPPKLAQQIMDYLEQAFLTNGIQTFEYHLNINGIQCVQEARMVISGEEEVLMIVREITKRKEMEQRLRYLSLHDSLTGLYNRTYFEQEMKRLSDKKHAPVGIIICDVDGLKLINDTLGHDRGDILIVNAANVLRSSFRSKDVIARIGGDEFAILLPNSSAPAVEKAYRRIHHSVNKYNKENPLIMLNISVGYAVSTEESSDLNQIFKEADDKMYQIKLSSKTNTRDAIMQTLLKKLQIKECTSENRIQRMQDLVEVMANVVGLNHSLEKLRNFTRYHDIGKLGISDKILFKPTSLTPEEYCQIRKHCEIGHRIAQSSPDLMLIADWILKHHEWYNGSGYPLGLKGEEIPLECRIFSIADAYDTMTNNQPYKRAMTHEEALAELRRCAGTQFDRGIVEIFIQLFDEN, encoded by the coding sequence ATGAAAAACAAAAATACAAAAAAAGGATGTTTTACAAAACTAAAACAAAGGGAAAAGTTAAGCCACCATCCCCTGATAAATATAATTCCGGATTTACTTCTGATAATAAAAAAGGACGGAACCATTGTTGATTTCAAACCCGGCAAAGATTTTACCGTTTTTATTTCACCGGACAGATGCCTAGGAAAAAATATCACTTGCCTTTGGCCGCCTAAATTGGCACAACAAATTATGGATTACCTGGAACAAGCATTTCTGACCAACGGCATACAAACCTTCGAATACCATCTTAATATCAATGGCATCCAGTGTGTTCAGGAAGCCCGCATGGTAATCAGCGGCGAGGAAGAAGTCTTAATGATTGTCCGTGAAATTACCAAACGCAAGGAAATGGAACAAAGACTGCGCTACTTAAGCCTGCATGACTCGTTGACCGGTCTCTACAACCGGACTTACTTTGAACAGGAAATGAAAAGGCTGTCCGACAAAAAACACGCCCCGGTCGGCATTATCATCTGTGATGTGGACGGTCTGAAACTGATCAATGACACTCTGGGCCATGATAGAGGCGATATATTGATAGTCAATGCCGCCAACGTACTGCGCAGCTCTTTTCGATCAAAGGATGTAATAGCCAGAATTGGCGGTGATGAATTCGCCATACTGCTTCCCAACAGCAGTGCTCCGGCAGTGGAAAAAGCTTACCGGCGCATTCATCACTCCGTTAATAAATACAATAAAGAAAACCCGCTCATAATGCTAAATATTTCAGTAGGTTACGCTGTCAGTACTGAAGAATCATCTGACTTAAACCAAATTTTCAAAGAAGCGGATGACAAAATGTACCAAATAAAATTGAGCAGCAAAACCAATACACGCGACGCCATAATGCAAACTCTTCTTAAAAAGCTGCAAATTAAAGAGTGCACCTCTGAAAACCGCATTCAGCGCATGCAGGATCTGGTTGAGGTAATGGCCAATGTCGTAGGATTAAATCACTCACTGGAAAAACTGCGCAATTTTACACGTTACCACGATATCGGAAAGCTCGGTATCTCCGATAAAATATTATTTAAACCTACAAGCCTAACCCCGGAGGAATATTGCCAAATCAGAAAGCACTGTGAAATCGGGCACAGAATAGCTCAGTCCAGCCCCGATCTGATGCTGATAGCAGACTGGATACTCAAACACCATGAATGGTACAACGGCAGCGGCTACCCCCTTGGCTTAAAAGGCGAGGAAATACCTTTAGAATGCCGCATATTCTCCATAGCCGACGCTTACGACACTATGACCAATAACCAGCCCTACAAGAGAGCCATGACACACGAAGAGGCGCTGGCAGAGCTTCGGAGATGCGCCGGAACTCAGTTTGACAGAGGAATAGTGGAAATATTTATTCAACTTTTTGATGAAAATTAA
- a CDS encoding 4Fe-4S binding protein translates to MQLVKVDTNLCLPDDCENGICIATFSCNWKILEQKAAYTQPVIDMRRCLGCAHCTFTCPRGALEIIPVSSSQKAGT, encoded by the coding sequence ATGCAGCTAGTAAAAGTCGATACAAACCTGTGCCTGCCGGATGATTGCGAAAACGGCATATGTATTGCCACCTTCTCTTGCAACTGGAAAATACTTGAGCAAAAAGCCGCTTATACACAGCCGGTTATTGATATGCGGCGCTGCCTGGGATGTGCTCACTGCACATTTACCTGCCCCAGAGGCGCGCTGGAGATAATCCCTGTAAGCTCTTCCCAAAAGGCAGGCACTTAG
- a CDS encoding ATP-dependent nuclease, which produces MEKIEKIDLHLIDGTTYQIDNKPGLTYIIGPNGTGKSYAFRKFAEENIGRALYILPSRDDMRRNLYNVGHGEENDFFREWVVYDQVCRYWGKALKQPGLLAMAFSFLERLGVPHRMSISVEEGEIKFQICDESVCYGSNQAMSGLHKLPVLGIAVYDPEHKLVIIDEPEQSLHPQAQHIFVQVLRDVARLQGKHFVLITHSPTMVDLRDAGDLTRVVFFRRPKKYLTERKIFQLSMDDAQRFSELLPGLTSYKREIFFADKVILVEGQHDRDVFMALIESGGFGLSLARTSVLPLGGVGFMAKYTAFFKEIGVKPFIICDRDVLYPSAGIRWFCGRMEGERLDWRGWISPSQVKEYLQGKEMKVPADRYDLQPAEFDNMEQIAARLRNLMKKALEKSEQLMDRLQGVASAANLLAELAKKKNLTDDYSEYRAFHLLMTVVLNHSDWYNTPAAEIFKRLREVYEQLEHQSDRLEILILRIGRLEDLYRHSGRLDASKTEKSRREAFDIRRLYQNNKEQVDVDYQEVIDPLIRKRYLLRMQNGIPHEAAAVLSGKIHELYDFLFSAGELAERVQKLRSTGKLEELSAGAEIVDFLPGADPPQLTMEIPLLKGYLSVDGRITLTAGKRPEVFDMLFKRSWQGGKS; this is translated from the coding sequence ATGGAGAAAATAGAAAAAATAGATTTGCATTTAATTGACGGCACCACTTATCAGATAGATAACAAACCGGGCCTGACTTATATTATAGGGCCTAACGGAACAGGCAAATCCTATGCTTTCAGAAAATTTGCCGAGGAAAATATTGGCCGGGCTCTTTATATTTTGCCTTCCAGAGATGATATGAGGCGCAATCTATATAATGTGGGGCATGGAGAAGAAAATGATTTTTTCCGCGAATGGGTCGTCTATGATCAGGTATGCCGTTACTGGGGCAAGGCTTTGAAGCAGCCGGGTCTTCTGGCGATGGCTTTTTCCTTTCTGGAGCGCCTGGGCGTACCCCACAGAATGTCGATAAGTGTGGAAGAGGGTGAAATTAAGTTTCAAATCTGTGATGAGTCGGTATGTTATGGCAGCAATCAGGCAATGTCAGGTTTACACAAACTGCCGGTGCTGGGCATAGCGGTTTATGATCCCGAGCATAAACTGGTTATTATAGATGAACCGGAGCAGTCTCTTCACCCCCAGGCACAGCATATTTTTGTGCAGGTTCTGCGTGATGTGGCCCGCCTGCAGGGCAAGCACTTCGTGCTGATTACCCACTCGCCGACTATGGTTGACCTGCGTGACGCCGGGGATCTGACCAGAGTGGTTTTTTTCCGGAGGCCCAAAAAGTACCTGACGGAACGCAAGATTTTTCAGTTAAGTATGGATGACGCGCAGCGTTTCAGTGAGCTGCTGCCGGGCTTGACTTCTTATAAACGTGAAATATTCTTTGCTGATAAAGTGATTTTGGTGGAAGGACAGCATGACAGGGATGTCTTTATGGCTTTGATTGAGTCCGGGGGTTTTGGACTATCCCTGGCCCGTACCAGTGTACTGCCTTTGGGCGGGGTAGGCTTTATGGCTAAATATACGGCTTTTTTTAAAGAAATAGGTGTTAAGCCTTTCATTATTTGTGATCGTGATGTATTGTATCCTTCTGCCGGTATTCGTTGGTTTTGCGGTCGTATGGAGGGTGAGAGGCTGGACTGGCGGGGCTGGATCAGTCCCTCGCAGGTTAAGGAATATCTTCAGGGCAAAGAGATGAAGGTACCTGCGGATCGTTATGATTTGCAGCCTGCGGAATTTGATAACATGGAACAAATAGCGGCCCGGCTGAGAAATTTGATGAAAAAAGCGTTGGAGAAAAGCGAACAGCTGATGGATAGGCTGCAAGGGGTTGCTTCAGCGGCAAATTTGCTGGCCGAACTGGCTAAAAAGAAAAATCTGACAGATGACTACAGTGAATACCGGGCCTTTCATTTACTGATGACGGTTGTGCTCAATCATTCCGACTGGTATAATACGCCTGCGGCAGAAATCTTTAAGCGCTTGAGGGAGGTATACGAGCAATTGGAGCACCAGTCTGACCGCCTGGAAATACTTATTTTGCGCATAGGGCGCCTGGAGGATTTGTACCGGCACAGTGGCCGCCTGGATGCCTCCAAAACAGAGAAATCCAGGCGCGAGGCTTTTGATATACGCAGATTATATCAAAATAATAAGGAACAAGTGGATGTTGATTATCAAGAGGTGATTGATCCTCTGATTAGAAAGCGCTATTTGCTCCGTATGCAAAACGGTATTCCGCACGAGGCGGCGGCTGTATTATCGGGAAAAATCCATGAATTATATGATTTCCTTTTTAGTGCCGGAGAACTGGCGGAGCGTGTGCAAAAATTGAGAAGTACGGGTAAGCTGGAAGAACTTTCCGCAGGTGCGGAAATTGTAGATTTTTTACCCGGCGCAGACCCCCCGCAGCTAACAATGGAGATACCCCTGCTGAAAGGTTATCTGTCAGTTGACGGTAGAATAACTTTAACAGCGGGTAAAAGGCCTGAAGTGTTTGACATGTTGTTCAAAAGAAGCTGGCAGGGTGGGAAAAGCTAA
- the uvrA gene encoding excinuclease ABC subunit UvrA: protein MLDRIVVKGARVHNLKNIDVEIPRDKLVVITGLSGSGKSSLAFDTIYAEGQRRYVESLSAYARQFLGQMNKPDVDYIEGLSPAISIDQKTTSHNPRSTVGTVTEIYDYLRLLFARVGRPHCHKCGKPITRQTVQQIVDRLMLLPESTRLQILAPVIRGKKGEHVKVLEDIRRGGFVRVRVDGETRELGEEIKLEKNKKHTIEVVVDRVIIRAGSEKRLADSLETALQQSGGIVLASITDGEELIFSENFACVDCGISVQEIAPRSFSFNNPYGACPECTGLGTKLEIDPNLIIPDMNLSIAEGAIEGWHKGNISASYFSGLAEHYGFSLDTPVKELKPDHLQVLLYGTGEQKVRIIYTDVYGRRHDYKMPFEGIINNIARRYRETASEHMRNEFEQYMSSVICPVCGGARLKPEVLAVKIGGLSIHEVTCLTVTDTLHFFEKLDLTERERVIARQILKEINERLGFLINVGLNYLTLNRTAGTLSGGEAQRIRLATQIGAGLMGVLYILDEPSIGLHQRDNERLLNTLRRLRDIGNTLIVVEHDEDTVRTADYIIDIGPGAGVHGGQLVAAGTLREILDNENSLTGQYLSGRKYIPVPDSRREPNGKYVEVKGAEENNLKNIDVRFPLGVFTCVSGVSGSGKSTLVNEILYKTLSQELHGARSKPGCCREVGGLEYLDKVIDVNQSPIGRTPRSNPATYTGVFTYIRELFAQTPEARMRGYKPGRFSFNVKGGRCEACQGDGIIKIEMHFLPDVYVPCEVCKGRRYSRETLEVTYKGKSIADVLDMTVEQAVEFFRHIPKIHRKMETMQDVGLGYIRLGQPAPELSGGEAQRVKLAAELSRRSNGKTFYILDEPTTGLHTDDIARLLKVLHRLVEAGDTVVVIEHNLDVIKTADYIIDLGPEGGDKGGSVVIAGTPEEVAAETQSHTGRFLKKVLPAGVEAAAGGREMGDAEENAAAGEAQAI, encoded by the coding sequence ATGCTGGACAGAATCGTGGTTAAAGGAGCAAGGGTGCATAATCTGAAAAATATTGATGTGGAAATACCCAGGGATAAGCTGGTAGTAATTACGGGTTTGTCCGGTTCCGGCAAGTCCTCTCTGGCTTTTGACACTATTTATGCCGAGGGTCAGCGCCGCTACGTGGAGTCGCTCTCGGCTTATGCGCGCCAGTTTTTAGGACAGATGAACAAGCCGGATGTGGATTATATAGAAGGGCTGTCTCCGGCCATTTCTATCGATCAGAAAACAACTTCCCATAACCCTCGCTCCACTGTGGGGACAGTTACCGAAATCTATGATTACCTGCGCCTGCTTTTTGCCAGGGTGGGGAGACCTCACTGCCATAAGTGCGGCAAGCCTATTACCAGGCAGACGGTGCAGCAGATAGTTGACCGGTTGATGCTGCTGCCGGAAAGCACTAGGCTGCAGATACTGGCCCCGGTGATCAGGGGTAAAAAAGGTGAGCATGTAAAAGTACTGGAAGACATAAGGCGCGGCGGTTTTGTCCGGGTGAGAGTAGACGGCGAAACCAGGGAACTGGGTGAAGAAATCAAGCTGGAGAAAAATAAGAAGCATACCATTGAAGTGGTAGTGGACAGGGTGATTATCAGGGCCGGTTCGGAGAAACGACTGGCTGATTCACTGGAAACGGCTCTGCAGCAGAGCGGCGGCATTGTGCTGGCCAGTATCACGGACGGGGAAGAGTTGATTTTCAGTGAAAACTTTGCCTGTGTGGACTGCGGCATCAGCGTGCAGGAGATAGCTCCCAGATCCTTTTCCTTTAACAACCCTTACGGCGCTTGCCCGGAATGTACCGGTCTCGGCACTAAGCTGGAAATTGATCCCAACTTAATTATCCCGGACATGAATCTTTCTATAGCTGAAGGGGCCATCGAAGGTTGGCATAAAGGAAATATCTCCGCTTCCTATTTCAGCGGTCTGGCCGAACACTATGGCTTTAGCCTGGATACACCTGTAAAAGAACTGAAGCCTGATCACCTGCAGGTACTGCTCTATGGCACCGGTGAGCAAAAAGTGCGCATTATTTATACTGATGTGTACGGGCGGCGGCATGATTACAAGATGCCTTTTGAAGGTATTATTAATAACATTGCCAGGCGCTACAGGGAGACAGCCTCCGAGCATATGAGAAATGAATTTGAACAGTATATGAGTTCGGTGATTTGTCCGGTCTGCGGCGGGGCCAGGCTGAAGCCTGAGGTGCTGGCGGTAAAAATAGGCGGCTTGTCCATACATGAAGTAACCTGTTTAACGGTTACCGACACATTGCATTTCTTTGAAAAGTTGGATTTGACTGAGCGTGAGCGGGTGATAGCCAGGCAGATATTAAAGGAAATTAATGAGCGGTTAGGTTTTTTGATTAATGTGGGTTTAAACTACCTGACTCTGAACCGGACAGCCGGTACTCTTTCCGGGGGCGAGGCGCAGAGGATCCGCCTGGCTACTCAAATTGGAGCAGGCTTGATGGGGGTTTTGTATATACTGGACGAGCCCAGCATCGGTTTACACCAGCGGGATAACGAGAGATTGTTAAATACCCTGCGCCGCTTGAGGGATATAGGCAATACTTTAATTGTGGTGGAGCATGATGAGGATACGGTGCGCACGGCTGATTATATTATTGATATCGGGCCGGGAGCCGGTGTGCACGGCGGGCAGTTGGTGGCTGCCGGGACTTTGCGGGAAATTCTGGACAATGAAAATTCTCTAACAGGCCAGTATTTAAGCGGCAGAAAGTATATTCCGGTACCGGACAGCCGCCGGGAGCCTAACGGCAAGTATGTGGAAGTTAAAGGGGCGGAAGAAAATAATCTTAAAAATATTGATGTGCGCTTTCCCCTGGGGGTATTCACCTGTGTTTCCGGTGTTTCCGGTTCCGGTAAAAGTACTCTGGTTAACGAAATTTTATATAAAACCTTAAGCCAGGAACTGCACGGGGCCAGGAGCAAGCCGGGTTGCTGCCGGGAAGTGGGGGGCCTGGAATATCTGGACAAGGTGATAGATGTGAACCAGTCTCCTATCGGGCGTACTCCCCGATCCAACCCGGCCACTTATACCGGGGTGTTTACCTATATCCGGGAATTATTTGCCCAGACGCCGGAAGCCCGTATGAGGGGCTATAAGCCCGGGCGCTTCAGCTTTAACGTTAAGGGCGGGCGCTGTGAGGCCTGTCAGGGAGACGGCATTATAAAAATAGAAATGCATTTTTTGCCGGACGTTTATGTTCCGTGCGAGGTTTGCAAAGGACGCCGCTACAGCAGAGAAACCCTGGAAGTAACCTATAAAGGCAAGAGCATTGCCGATGTGCTGGATATGACGGTTGAGCAGGCTGTGGAATTCTTCCGCCACATACCGAAGATTCACCGTAAAATGGAGACTATGCAGGATGTCGGTTTGGGTTATATTCGTCTGGGTCAGCCGGCGCCGGAACTTTCCGGCGGTGAAGCGCAGCGGGTAAAGCTGGCTGCCGAGTTGTCCCGCCGCTCCAACGGCAAAACCTTTTACATTTTGGACGAGCCGACTACCGGTTTGCACACTGATGATATAGCCAGGTTGTTAAAGGTACTGCACCGCCTGGTGGAAGCGGGGGATACTGTGGTGGTCATTGAGCATAATCTGGATGTGATTAAAACAGCGGATTATATAATTGACTTAGGACCGGAAGGCGGGGACAAGGGCGGCAGCGTGGTAATTGCCGGGACGCCGGAGGAAGTGGCGGCTGAGACACAGTCTCACACGGGCAGGTTTTTAAAGAAGGTTTTGCCGGCCGGAGTGGAAGCTGCAGCCGGCGGCAGGGAAATGGGCGATGCGGAGGAGAATGCGGCTGCCGGTGAGGCGCAGGCTATATAG
- the uvrB gene encoding excinuclease ABC subunit UvrB, with product MDLKIRSEFTPRGDQPQAIAQLVDGLGKKYDKQILLGVTGSGKTYTMAKVIEEVQRPALILAPNKTLAAQLCSEFKEFFPNNAVEYFVSYYDYYQPEAYIAHTDTYIEKDSSLNDEIDKLRHSATCALFERRDVVIVASVSCIYGLGDPEEYSTLVLSLRQGVEYDRDAILRKLVDIQYERNDINFTRGTFRVRGDVIEIFPVAATEQAIRVEMFGDEVEKLLQFDVLTGEITGQRQHISVFPASHYATSKEKMEEAISRIESELEQRLAELRKQDKLLEAQRLEQRTNYDIEMMREMGFCNGIENYSRHLTGREAGQPPYTLLDYFPDDFIMFIDESHVAVPQIGGMYEGDRSRKASLIEHGFRLPSALDNRPLQFNEFEERVKQVIYVSATPGAYELKHHRQIVEQVIRPTGLVDPEIIIRPTRGQIDDLLMEIRLREKRDERVLITTLTKKMAEDLTDYFKENGVKVRYLHSDINTLERMEILRDLRLGVFDVLVGINLLREGLDLPEVSLVAILDADKEGFLRSERSLIQTTGRAARNVEGKVIMYADRITESMSKAINETERRRKKQLDFNEKYNITPQTVRKAVRDVLEATKVAESKVPYAVSGKAKMSKKDLIKMIAGMEKEMKEAARQLEFEQAARLRDTIIELRLKLRGEKNIKAAIPDDGEIAY from the coding sequence ATGGATTTAAAAATAAGATCCGAATTTACACCCAGGGGAGACCAACCTCAGGCTATTGCTCAGTTGGTAGACGGGTTGGGTAAAAAATATGATAAACAGATACTTTTAGGAGTTACCGGCAGCGGCAAGACTTATACCATGGCTAAAGTAATAGAAGAAGTGCAAAGGCCTGCCCTGATTCTGGCACCCAATAAGACACTGGCAGCCCAGCTTTGCTCCGAGTTCAAAGAGTTCTTTCCCAACAATGCAGTTGAATATTTCGTCAGTTATTATGACTACTACCAGCCGGAGGCTTATATAGCCCATACCGATACCTATATAGAAAAGGATTCTTCCCTCAATGATGAGATAGACAAACTGCGCCACTCTGCCACCTGTGCACTGTTTGAGCGGCGGGATGTAGTCATTGTAGCCAGTGTTTCCTGTATTTACGGCCTGGGTGACCCGGAGGAATACAGCACGCTGGTGCTTTCTCTGCGGCAGGGAGTGGAATATGACAGGGATGCCATACTGCGCAAGCTGGTGGATATCCAGTATGAGCGCAATGACATAAACTTTACCCGCGGCACTTTTCGCGTGCGGGGCGATGTCATAGAAATTTTTCCGGTAGCTGCCACTGAGCAGGCTATCAGAGTGGAGATGTTTGGGGATGAGGTGGAAAAACTTTTGCAGTTTGACGTTCTGACCGGTGAGATAACCGGGCAGCGCCAGCATATTTCTGTCTTTCCGGCCAGCCACTACGCCACCTCCAAGGAGAAAATGGAGGAGGCCATCAGCCGTATTGAGTCAGAGCTGGAGCAAAGGTTGGCCGAGCTGCGAAAACAGGATAAGCTGCTGGAAGCGCAGCGCCTTGAGCAGAGAACTAACTATGATATTGAGATGATGAGGGAGATGGGCTTTTGCAACGGGATTGAGAACTATTCCCGACACCTGACCGGCAGGGAGGCGGGCCAGCCCCCCTATACTTTGTTGGATTATTTTCCTGATGATTTCATTATGTTTATAGATGAGTCGCATGTGGCTGTGCCACAAATTGGCGGCATGTACGAGGGGGACAGGTCGCGGAAAGCCTCGTTGATTGAACACGGTTTTCGCCTGCCTTCCGCACTGGATAACCGTCCCCTGCAGTTTAATGAGTTTGAGGAGAGAGTTAAACAGGTTATATATGTTTCAGCAACTCCCGGTGCTTATGAATTAAAACATCACAGGCAAATTGTGGAACAGGTAATTCGCCCCACCGGTTTGGTTGACCCGGAAATTATCATTCGCCCGACCAGAGGACAGATTGATGATCTGCTGATGGAAATCCGACTGAGAGAAAAACGTGATGAGAGAGTTCTTATAACTACCCTGACCAAGAAAATGGCCGAGGATTTAACTGATTACTTCAAAGAAAACGGGGTAAAAGTGCGTTACCTGCATTCCGACATCAATACGCTGGAGCGGATGGAGATACTGCGTGATTTGCGTTTGGGTGTTTTTGACGTGCTGGTGGGAATTAACCTCTTGCGCGAAGGCCTGGATTTGCCTGAAGTAAGCCTGGTGGCTATACTGGACGCGGATAAGGAAGGCTTCCTGCGCTCCGAGCGTTCACTGATCCAGACTACAGGCCGGGCGGCCCGTAATGTGGAGGGTAAGGTGATTATGTATGCGGACAGGATTACTGAATCTATGTCCAAAGCGATCAATGAGACTGAACGCCGCCGCAAAAAGCAGCTGGACTTCAACGAAAAATACAATATTACGCCGCAAACAGTGCGCAAGGCGGTGCGCGATGTATTGGAAGCTACTAAGGTGGCTGAAAGCAAGGTGCCTTATGCTGTCTCCGGTAAGGCGAAGATGTCCAAAAAGGATTTAATAAAAATGATTGCCGGGATGGAAAAAGAGATGAAAGAGGCAGCCAGGCAGTTGGAATTCGAGCAGGCAGCCAGATTAAGGGATACTATTATCGAACTGCGGCTAAAATTACGCGGTGAGAAAAACATTAAAGCAGCCATACCCGACGACGGGGAGATAGCTTATTAA